In the genome of Chelmon rostratus isolate fCheRos1 chromosome 24, fCheRos1.pri, whole genome shotgun sequence, one region contains:
- the chst10 gene encoding carbohydrate sulfotransferase 10: MGEAMRHHWLLLGACGWVLLILMFASKFISFRAVDDYGERVGGQSWTVPGTKGVKPLPVSRPEKPAPKLSDQPSAAAPTRADWQSVGERRIELLSTVCKNSSLRNLTHVSISKFVLDRIFVCDKHKILFCQTPKVGNTQWKKVLIVLNGAFSTVEEIPENLVHDHEKNGLPRLSSLTPQEITHRLNTYFKFFIVRDPFERLISAFKDKFVKNPRFEPWYKHDIAPAIIRKYRKSHRYSDLAASGLHFEDFVRYLGDMEGRHRMDRQFGEHIIHWVTYADLCAPCEIHYSVVGHHETLEQDAPYILKAAGIDQLVSYPAIPPGITRYNRTKVEHYFSGISKRDIRRLYARYQGDFHLFGYPSPDFLLN; the protein is encoded by the exons ATGGGCGAAGCGATGCGGCACCACTGGCTGCTCCTAGGGGCTTGCGGCTGGGTGCTGCTCATCCTGATGTTTGCCAGCAAGTTCATCAGCTTCAGAGCTGTAGATG ACTATGGAGAGAGGGTTGGTGGTCAGAGTTGGACAGTGCCAGGCACCAAGGGGGTTAaacctcttcctgtttccaggCCAGAAAAACCAGCTCCAAAGCTGTCTGATCAG ccctCAGCAGCTGCACCCACACGGGCAGATTGGCAGTCAGTCGGCGAGAGGCGAATCGAGTTGCTCTCAACAGTATGTAAGAACAGCAGCCTCAGGAATTTGACTCACGTCTCCATCAGCAAGTTCGTCCTGGACCGCATCTTTGTCTGCGACAAACACAAGATCTTGTTCTGCCAGACGCCTAAAGTGGGCAACACACAATGGAAGAAGGTCCTCATTGTGCTCAATG GAGCGTTCTCCACTGTGGAGGAGATCCCAGAAAACCTCGTACATGACCATGAGAAGAACGGCCTGCCCCGTCTCTCATCACTCACGCCACAGGAAATTACTCACAG ATTAAACACTTACTTTAAGTTTTTCATCGTGAGAGATCCCTTTGAGCGCCTGATTTCTGCATTCAAGGACAAGTTTGTCAAGAACCCGCGCTTTGAGCCTTGGTACAAGCATGACATCGCTCCAGCCATCATCCGTAAGTACCGCAAGAGCCACAGATACAGCGACCTTGCTGCCTCTGGCCTGCACTTTGAGGACTTTGTCCGTTATTTGGGTGATATGGAAGGGCGTCACCGCATGGACAGGCAGTTTGGTGAGCACATCATTCACTGGGTGACTTATGCAGACTTGTGCGCACCATGTGAAATACACTACAGTGTGGTGGGCCACCATGAGACACTGGAGCAAGATGCCCCGTACATCCTCAAAGCAGCGGGCATCGACCAGCTGGTGTCCTACCCAGCCATTCCTCCAGGCATCACCCGCTACAACAGGACCAAGGTGGAGCACTACTTCTCAGGCATCAGCAAGAGGGACATCAGGCGTCTCTACGCACGTTACCAGGGTGACTTCCACCTATTTGGTTACCCAAGCCCAGACTTTCTACTGAACTAA
- the rpl31 gene encoding 60S ribosomal protein L31, giving the protein MAPTKKGEKKKGRSAINEVVTREYTINVHKRIHGIGFKRRAPRAIKEIRKFAMKEMGTPDVRIDTRLNKAVWSKGVRNVPYRIRVRLSRKRNEDEDSPNKLYTLVTYVPVTTCKGLQTVNVDEN; this is encoded by the exons ATGGCCCCAAccaagaaaggagagaaaaagaaggggCGTTCAGCCATCAACGAGGTGGTGACCAGAGAGTACACTATCAATGTCCACAAGCGCATCCATGGAAT TGGTTTCAAGAGAAGGGCTCCACGCGCCATCAAGGAGATCCGCAAGTTCGCCATGAAGGAGATGGGAACTCCTGATGTCCGCATTGACACTCGCCTCAACAAGGCAGTGTGGAGCAAGGGTGTCAG GAACGTGCCGTACAGGATACGCGTACGGCTGTCCAGGAAGCGTAATGAGGACGAGGACTCCCCCAACAAACTGTACACTCTGGTCACATACGTTCCTGTCACCACATGCAAAG GTCTGCAGACAGTCAATGTTGATGAAAACTAA